The proteins below come from a single Felis catus isolate Fca126 chromosome A1, F.catus_Fca126_mat1.0, whole genome shotgun sequence genomic window:
- the MFAP3 gene encoding microfibril-associated glycoprotein 3, translated as MKPHCCLFTLVATVIVPAAFVLEDVGFNQMAPLGANHSSFNSSFPPSFELSAGSHSGDDVIIAKEGTSVSIECLLTVDHYEDVRWYNSKGQQLDGRGRGGKWLVSDNFLNITSVAFDDRGLYTCFTASPIRASYSVTLRVIFTSGDMSVYYMVVCLIAFTITLILNVTRLCMMSSHLRKTEKAINEFFRTEGAEKLQKAFEIAKRIPIITSAKTLELAKVTQFKTMEFARYIEELARSVPLPPLILNCRAFVEEMFEAVRVDDPDDMGERIKERPALNAQGGIYVINPEMGRSNSPGGDSDDGSLNEQGQEIAVQVSVHLQSETKSIDTDSQDSSHFSPPDDTGSAELNSYSKDGTYESHQL; from the exons aTGAAGCCACATTGTTGTTTATTCACTTTAGTGGCGACTGTTATTGTGCCAGCAGCTTTTGTTTTGGAAGATGTAGGCTTCAACCAAATGGCCCCACTGGGAGCAAATCATAGCTCTTTCAATTCATCATTTCCTCCAAGCTTTGAACTCTCAGCAGGTTCCCACTCAGGAGACGATGTTATCATAGCCAAAGAGGGAACTAGTGTTTCAATTGAGTGTCTTCTCACAGTCGACCACTATGAAGATGTCCGTTGGTACAACTCAAAAGGACAGCAACTGGATGGCAGAGGCAGAG GTGGAAAATGGTTGGTTTCTGATAACTTCCTGAATATCACCAGCGTAGCCTTCGATGACCGAGGGCTCTACACGTGTTTCACCGCCTCTCCAATTCGTGCCTCCTACTCCGTCACCCTGCGCGTTATCTTCACCTCAGGAGACATGAGTGTCTACTACATGGTTGTTTGCCTCATTGCCTTTACCATCACCCTCATCTTGAACGTCACGCGGCTGTGCATGATGAGCAGCCATCTTCGTAAGACAGAGAAGGCCATCAACGAATTCTTCAGAACTGAAGGGGCCGAGAAGCTGCAGAAGGCCTTTGAGATTGCAAAGCGCATCCCCATCATCACGTCAGCCAAAACTCTGGAGCTCGCCAAAGTCACACAATTTAAGACCATGGAGTTTGCCCGTTATATCGAAGAGCTGGCAAGAAGCGTCCCTCTTCCGCCCCTTATTCTAAACTGTCGGGCCTTCGTTGAGGAGATGTTCGAGGCCGTGCGAGTGGATGACCCTGATGACATGGGAGAAAGAATTAAAGAGAGACCTGCCTTGAACGCTCAAGGTGGCATCTATGTCATTAACCCAGAGATGGGCCGGAGTAATTCACCGGGAGGAGACTCGGATGACGGTTCTCTGAATGAACAAGGCCAGGAAATAGCAGTTCAGGTTTCTGTCCACCTTCAGTCAGAAACCAAAAGTATTGATACAGATTCCCAAGATAGCAGTCATTTCAGCCCACCTGATGATACAGGATCTGCCGAATTGAACTCTTACTCCAAAGATGGGACATATGAAAGCCATCAGCTGTGA